From a region of the Labrenzia sp. CE80 genome:
- a CDS encoding DNA-binding response regulator: MMVVPSPGDTILVVDDTPSSLGMLTSALEESGYTVLVAPDGQKALDIASRFTPNAILMDAVMPNLDGFETSKRLKKMGGLEDVPVLFMTGLSDTENIVKGLEVGGVDYITKPVNPAELLARLKVHIANARSSKSAHLALDVSGRFLLSIDLAGRVCWATPQARMLLGLDSFDAAEKAEAQLMTNALPTAVVDWLRQITGMSGQPSPSAREDLFLSQEAGEMRFAYVGAINSGEHLLRVTEGGSKDGNKALRTEFNLTEREAEVLTWITNGKSNKEIAAILDMSPRTVNKHLDRIFGKLGVENRTAAAVLSLKKLQD; encoded by the coding sequence ATGATGGTCGTTCCTAGCCCCGGTGATACAATTCTCGTGGTTGATGACACCCCCTCTTCCCTGGGCATGCTGACCAGTGCCCTGGAAGAATCCGGCTACACAGTGCTGGTCGCTCCGGACGGTCAAAAAGCGCTAGACATTGCCTCCCGATTTACGCCCAACGCCATCCTGATGGATGCCGTGATGCCAAATCTCGATGGCTTCGAGACCAGCAAGAGACTGAAGAAAATGGGCGGTCTTGAGGATGTTCCCGTGCTCTTCATGACCGGGCTCAGCGACACTGAAAACATCGTCAAAGGCCTGGAAGTTGGCGGGGTCGACTACATCACAAAACCGGTAAACCCGGCCGAGCTGCTGGCGCGGCTCAAGGTTCACATCGCCAATGCGCGCAGCAGCAAGAGCGCTCATCTTGCTCTCGACGTCTCGGGGCGCTTCCTGCTTTCCATCGATCTTGCCGGCAGGGTCTGCTGGGCGACGCCCCAGGCCAGAATGCTTCTCGGCCTCGACAGTTTTGACGCTGCGGAGAAAGCCGAAGCCCAGCTAATGACAAATGCGCTTCCAACAGCAGTCGTCGACTGGCTGCGTCAAATAACCGGAATGTCCGGGCAGCCCTCCCCCTCCGCACGAGAAGATCTGTTTCTCTCGCAGGAGGCCGGTGAAATGCGCTTTGCCTACGTCGGAGCCATCAATTCCGGCGAGCACCTGTTGCGCGTCACGGAAGGAGGCAGCAAAGACGGCAACAAAGCCCTTCGGACGGAGTTCAATTTAACCGAACGGGAAGCTGAGGTTCTGACGTGGATCACAAACGGCAAATCCAACAAGGAAATCGCCGCGATTCTGGACATGAGCCCACGAACAGTCAACAAGCACCTTGATCGCATTTTCGGAAAGCTGGGTGTCGAAAACCGAACCGCCGCAGCCGTCCTGTCGCTCAAGAAACTGCAGGATTAG